The window GTTCGGGCTCGTGTCAGGACCGGCCGACTCGCGTGAGCTGCTCTCGCGGCACGTCCGTCCGCTCGTCCGCCGGCTGCTGGAGGAGTGGTGCGCCGACCGCGTGCCGCCCCGGCAGTCCGCGCGCCGGATCGCGGACGAGAACCTCGACGCGATGGTCGAGCGCTACGGCGACGTGACCCCTCGCATGCCGCTGTTCGAGGCGGGTGCCGAGGCGGCCACGAAGGGTGTGTCGTCACGGGTGTCGTGACGGCGGGTGGACAGCACAGACGGAGGAGGAAGGCTGCGATGGCTCGATTCATCGAGATCTCGTTGGACAAGCGCGGGGTGAGCTGCGTGGCGAAGCTGCTCGACGAGCGCGCGCCGCGCACCAGCGAGCAGTTCTGGAACGCGCTGCCGATGGGCTCCGACGCGTACCACGCCAAGTACGCGCGGAACGAGATCTACACCCTCGTCCCGTCGTACGCGGACCCGGAGCCCGGCCCGGAGAACACCACGATCACCCCCATCCCAGGTGACCTCGTGTACTTCTCGTTCGAGAAGTGGCAGATCGCGACTCCGACGCACGGCTACACCAGCGCGGAGGAGGCCCACAAGGGCGCGTCGGTCGTCGACATCGCGCTGTTCTACGAGCGCAACAACCTGCTGCTCAACCCCGACTACGGGTGGGTGCCTGGCAACGTGTTCGCGACGATCGTCGAGGGTCTCGACGAGATCGCGGCGGCGAGCCAGGACCTCTGGAAGCGCGGCGTCGAGGGCGAGACGCTGAGCTTCCGCCGCAAGGAGGCCTGAGCCGCACCACGCCGTGTGAACCCGTGAGGGGCACCCTCACCGTGCCAGGACGCGGTGAGGGTGCCGCTCACGGGTGCGGATCCGAGCCGGACGGACCGTCCAGCTGGTGGGTCAGGATGGCCAGCTGGATGCGGTTGCCGGCGCCGAGCTTGGCCAGCATCGCGGAGACGTCCGCCTTGACGGTGCCGGTCGACAGGTAGAGGTCGGCGGCGATCGCGGCATTGGACCTGCCGTCGGCCACGGCCCGGGCGATGGCCCGTTCCCGGTCGGACAGGGCGGCGAACGCCTCCCGGCGCTCGGACAGCTCGTCGTGCGGAGCCGCTGCCCGCTGGTCGGACCTGGCGTGGTGGACCAGCGTCCGCAACACACTGGGGCTGAACACCGGCTCGCCCGCCGCGCTCTGGTGGATGGCGGCGATGATCTGGTCGGGTGGCGTGTGCTTGACCAGGTAGCCGGCCGCGCCGGCTCGCAGTGCCGCCAGCACCGTCTGGTCGGAGTCGAACGTGGTGAGCATGATCACCGGTGGCGCACCCGCGATCTCGCCGAGCTGCCGGACGGCCTCGACACCGTCCGTCCGCGGCATCCGGACGTCCATCAGGATCACGTCCGGATCATGGTCGGCGACGGCCCGGGTCACGCCGTCG of the Streptosporangiales bacterium genome contains:
- a CDS encoding DUF3830 family protein, with product MARFIEISLDKRGVSCVAKLLDERAPRTSEQFWNALPMGSDAYHAKYARNEIYTLVPSYADPEPGPENTTITPIPGDLVYFSFEKWQIATPTHGYTSAEEAHKGASVVDIALFYERNNLLLNPDYGWVPGNVFATIVEGLDEIAAASQDLWKRGVEGETLSFRRKEA
- a CDS encoding response regulator — encoded protein: MADVTVPPAAETVRVVVVDDDALVRAGLRTMLAGDPTIEVVAELDDGDGVTRAVADHDPDVILMDVRMPRTDGVEAVRQLGEIAGAPPVIMLTTFDSDQTVLAALRAGAAGYLVKHTPPDQIIAAIHQSAAGEPVFSPSVLRTLVHHARSDQRAAAPHDELSERREAFAALSDRERAIARAVADGRSNAAIAADLYLSTGTVKADVSAMLAKLGAGNRIQLAILTHQLDGPSGSDPHP